In the Diachasmimorpha longicaudata isolate KC_UGA_2023 chromosome 1, iyDiaLong2, whole genome shotgun sequence genome, one interval contains:
- the LOC135166413 gene encoding chymotrypsin-2-like: protein MMLEKMGFFFTSCILFLIVNFLQDVSARAPTKIVGGTDATIEEFPSLVSIRDNVNDHVCGGMLITTKHVLTAAHCLVTYEKKRNQIIQVENPITVCTGGDDKGKFEKARQIEKIDVHELFDGNYSETSYILHDIGIITLKEAVEEGPTRKPIKLPSHNTEIGESAHIAGWGSVDKNWIEIPLTLQKAQMNISRCKILPGTLRTPDTEICAFNRKDVGFCNFDSGSPLIVNNEAVGIASWKWSRTCADGYPDVYTRVISYLEWIRNIIDPDQNRTDDQQNGHDELR from the exons ATGATGTTGGAAAAAATGGGTTTCTTTTTCACTAGTTGTATTTTGTTCCTGATCGTCAATTTTCTTCAAG ATGTTAGTGCCAGGGCGCCAACAAAAATAGTCGGTGGTACTGATGCCACAATTGAAGAATTCCCGTCATTAGTCTCAATTCGAGACAATGTGAACGATCATGTTTGCGGTGGAATGCTCATTACCACTAAGCACGTGTTAACAGCAGCCCATTGTCTCGTCacatatgaaaaaaaacgcaatcaAATTATACAAGTTGAAAATCCGATTACAGTTTGCACAGGCGGTGATGACAAGGGTAAATTTGAAAAAGCTCGACAAATTGAGAAGATAGATGTTCACGAATTGTTCGATGGTAATTACTCGGAGACATCGTACATACTTCACGATATAGGGATTATCACG CTCAAAGAAGCTGTCGAAGAAGGCCCGACTCGAAAACCGATCAAATTACCATCTCATAATACAGAAATCGGTGAAAGTGCTCATATAGCTGGTTGGGGTTCCGTGGATAAGAATTGGATTGAGATACCTTTGACATTGCAAAAAGCTCAGATGAACATCTCACGCTGCAAGATTCTACCTGGTACCTTGAGAACACCCGATACTGAAATCTGTGCCTTCAATCGCAAAGACGTTGGCTTTTGTAAT ttCGACAGTGGCAGTCCACTCATAGTTAACAATGAAGCTGTTGGAATAGCGTCGTGGAAGTGGTCCAGGACCTGTGCTGATGGTTACCCCGACGTTTATACAAGAGTGATCAGCTATCTTGAATGGATTCGGAATATCATCGATCCTGATCAAAATAGAACCGATGATCAGCAGAACGGCCATGATGAACTTCGATAG
- the LOC135166358 gene encoding signal recognition particle subunit SRP72 isoform X2, producing the protein MASKENNLPSLYAELNKFGRNGEYERALKVANRILGISQDEEAAIHCKVICLIQLSKFNDALQLIAKNPKISVNLDFEKAYCLYRLNQVVEALMVFSDIQNPSPKIKELTAQILYRLEKYEECFAVYRDIIKNSSDDYADERETNLAAVLVHLTAEGFSVDTFEVRDHTYELTYNAACRLAAKGVQGDRSNLIEAEKKLRLAEKMCKEALEEDGGTEEEIEDELGIIRVQLGYCLQLQGREKEAQTLYLNALKVKPNDIALTAVASNNLVTLNKDQNVFDSKKRMKLATHEGLVHKLTTSQHGSILYNQCLLALYTNQGDLCQQLCKKLTKDYPELSAHATLIRAVQLSKEGKTNEAVNLLLEHSGHKDLATKLACVELLLSQGRRNEAIEIFQSLSPSEQALPGVASALVTLHMAENNREEASAVLKEAVNYYKSNNENTENLGMLWRQAADFHLRGGEVEVAAASLESLLEASPSDTKTLAQLVVAYAQFEPAKAQALSKQLPPLDHLAEAIDVDALETSNWVIGTKVVKGKMEASPGKIGTGNTGEKERKKRKRKRMAKLPKNYDPNSAPDPERWLPRHERSGYRKKRDRRNRDATMKGTQGAAAGGSDLYDITKMPANAKPSPNPRQSPAVESSGPRQQQRKVQQKKKRKGGKW; encoded by the exons ATGGCTTCGAAAGAGAATAATCTCCCGAGTTTATACGccgaattgaataaatttggaCGTAATGGTGAATACGAAAGGGCGTTAAAGGTTGCTAATAGAA TTTTGGGAATATCTCAAGATGAAGAAGCAGCGATTCATTGCAAAGTTATTTGCCTTATACAGTTATCGAAATTCAATGATGCCCTCCAACTCATTgcgaaaaatccaaaaatctcGGT TAATTTGGATTTTGAGAAAGCTTACTGCCTATATCGGCTGAACCAAGTGGTCGAGGCTCTCATGGTTTTCTCAGACATTCAAAATCCATCACCGAAAATCAAGGAACTGACGGCCCAAATCCTGTATCGTCTCGAGAAATATGAGGAGTGTTTCGCGGTCTACCGagacataataaaaaattccagtgatgACTATGCAGACGAGAGAGAGACGAATTTAGCAGCGGTGCTGGTACATCTGACTGCAGAAGGCTTC AGTGTCGACACTTTCGAGGTCCGAGATCACACATACGAACTCACCTACAACGCAGCATGTCGTCTGGCTGCCAAGGGAGTCCAAGGGGATCGTTCGAACCTGAttgaagccgagaaaaagctCCGTTTGGCGGAAAAAATGTGCAAAGAAGCTCTAGAAGAGGACGGCGGCACTGAAGAAGAAATCGAAGATGAACTTGGAATAATTCGAGTCCAGTTGGGCTATTGTCTTCAGCTCCAAGGACGTGAGAAGGAAGCTCAAACTCTTTACTTAAACGCTTTGAAAGTAAAACCCAATGACATAGCTCTCACAGCTGTTGCCAGCAACAATTTGGTAACCCTGAATAAGGACCAGAATgtttttgacagtaaaaaacGCATGAAATTGGCAACTCATGAGGGTCTGGTGCACAAACTGACAACTTCGCAGCATGGCAGCATTCTTTATAATCAATGTCTCCTAGCACTGTACACGAATCAAGGAGACCTCTGCCAACAACTCTGCAAAAAACTCACCAAGGATTATCCTGAGTTGTCAGCGCATGCAACACTCATTCGGGCAGTTCAATTGAGTAAAGAGGGAAAGACCAACGAGGCTGTGAACCTCCTCCTAGAACACTCCGGCCATAAAGATCTAGCTACGAAACTGGCGTGTGTGGAATTACTTTTGTCTCAGGGAAGGCGGAATGAAGCTATTGAAATATTCCAAAGTTTGAGTCCTAGTGAGCAAGCACTGCCAG GTGTCGCCAGTGCTTTGGTAACACTCCACATGGCCGAGAACAATCGAGAAGAAGCCTCAGCAGTTCTGAAAGAAGCTGTTAATTACTACAAATCAAATAACGAAAACACTGAAAATCTGGGAATGCTATGGAGACAGGCAGCGGACTTCCACCTTCGAGGAGGTGAAGTCGAAGTTGCTGCAGCGAGTTTAGAATCCCTTTTGGAAGCATCTCCATCGGATACAAAGACACTGGCACAATTGGTGGTGGCTTATGCTCAATTCGAACCAGCTAAAGCTCAAGCTCTGTCGAAACAATTACCACCACTTGATCATCTTGCTGAGGCAATTGATGTTGATGCGTTGGAGACTAGTAATTGGGTAATTGGGACAAAGGTTGTTAAGGGAAAGATGGAGGCTTCTCCAGGAAAAATTGGAACTGGAAATACtggagagaaggagagaaaaaagagaaagaggAAACGCATGGCAAAATTACCGAAGAATTATGATCCTAACAGTGCACCAGATCCTGAAAGGTGGTTGCCAAGACATGAGAGAAGTGGATACAGGAAGAAGAGGGACAGGAGAAATAGGGATGCTACGATGAAAGGAACACAGGGGGCTGCTGCTGGTGGTAGTGACCTTTATGATATCACGAAGATGCCAGCAAATGCTAAACCCTCGCCAAATCCCCGACAAAGTCCGGCAGTAGAAAGCTCTGGGCCACGACAGCAGCAAAGGAAGGtccaacagaaaaaaaagagaaaaggaGGGAAATGGTAA
- the LOC135166358 gene encoding signal recognition particle subunit SRP72 isoform X1, producing the protein MASKENNLPSLYAELNKFGRNGEYERALKVANRILGISQDEEAAIHCKVICLIQLSKFNDALQLIAKNPKISVNLDFEKAYCLYRLNQVVEALMVFSDIQNPSPKIKELTAQILYRLEKYEECFAVYRDIIKNSSDDYADERETNLAAVLVHLTAEGFSVDTFEVRDHTYELTYNAACRLAAKGVQGDRSNLIEAEKKLRLAEKMCKEALEEDGGTEEEIEDELGIIRVQLGYCLQLQGREKEAQTLYLNALKVKPNDIALTAVASNNLVTLNKDQNVFDSKKRMKLATHEGLVHKLTTSQHGSILYNQCLLALYTNQGDLCQQLCKKLTKDYPELSAHATLIRAVQLSKEGKTNEAVNLLLEHSGHKDLATKLACVELLLSQGRRNEAIEIFQSLSPSEQALPVTGMESEGVASALVTLHMAENNREEASAVLKEAVNYYKSNNENTENLGMLWRQAADFHLRGGEVEVAAASLESLLEASPSDTKTLAQLVVAYAQFEPAKAQALSKQLPPLDHLAEAIDVDALETSNWVIGTKVVKGKMEASPGKIGTGNTGEKERKKRKRKRMAKLPKNYDPNSAPDPERWLPRHERSGYRKKRDRRNRDATMKGTQGAAAGGSDLYDITKMPANAKPSPNPRQSPAVESSGPRQQQRKVQQKKKRKGGKW; encoded by the exons ATGGCTTCGAAAGAGAATAATCTCCCGAGTTTATACGccgaattgaataaatttggaCGTAATGGTGAATACGAAAGGGCGTTAAAGGTTGCTAATAGAA TTTTGGGAATATCTCAAGATGAAGAAGCAGCGATTCATTGCAAAGTTATTTGCCTTATACAGTTATCGAAATTCAATGATGCCCTCCAACTCATTgcgaaaaatccaaaaatctcGGT TAATTTGGATTTTGAGAAAGCTTACTGCCTATATCGGCTGAACCAAGTGGTCGAGGCTCTCATGGTTTTCTCAGACATTCAAAATCCATCACCGAAAATCAAGGAACTGACGGCCCAAATCCTGTATCGTCTCGAGAAATATGAGGAGTGTTTCGCGGTCTACCGagacataataaaaaattccagtgatgACTATGCAGACGAGAGAGAGACGAATTTAGCAGCGGTGCTGGTACATCTGACTGCAGAAGGCTTC AGTGTCGACACTTTCGAGGTCCGAGATCACACATACGAACTCACCTACAACGCAGCATGTCGTCTGGCTGCCAAGGGAGTCCAAGGGGATCGTTCGAACCTGAttgaagccgagaaaaagctCCGTTTGGCGGAAAAAATGTGCAAAGAAGCTCTAGAAGAGGACGGCGGCACTGAAGAAGAAATCGAAGATGAACTTGGAATAATTCGAGTCCAGTTGGGCTATTGTCTTCAGCTCCAAGGACGTGAGAAGGAAGCTCAAACTCTTTACTTAAACGCTTTGAAAGTAAAACCCAATGACATAGCTCTCACAGCTGTTGCCAGCAACAATTTGGTAACCCTGAATAAGGACCAGAATgtttttgacagtaaaaaacGCATGAAATTGGCAACTCATGAGGGTCTGGTGCACAAACTGACAACTTCGCAGCATGGCAGCATTCTTTATAATCAATGTCTCCTAGCACTGTACACGAATCAAGGAGACCTCTGCCAACAACTCTGCAAAAAACTCACCAAGGATTATCCTGAGTTGTCAGCGCATGCAACACTCATTCGGGCAGTTCAATTGAGTAAAGAGGGAAAGACCAACGAGGCTGTGAACCTCCTCCTAGAACACTCCGGCCATAAAGATCTAGCTACGAAACTGGCGTGTGTGGAATTACTTTTGTCTCAGGGAAGGCGGAATGAAGCTATTGAAATATTCCAAAGTTTGAGTCCTAGTGAGCAAGCACTGCCAG tcaccGGCATGGAAAGTGA agGTGTCGCCAGTGCTTTGGTAACACTCCACATGGCCGAGAACAATCGAGAAGAAGCCTCAGCAGTTCTGAAAGAAGCTGTTAATTACTACAAATCAAATAACGAAAACACTGAAAATCTGGGAATGCTATGGAGACAGGCAGCGGACTTCCACCTTCGAGGAGGTGAAGTCGAAGTTGCTGCAGCGAGTTTAGAATCCCTTTTGGAAGCATCTCCATCGGATACAAAGACACTGGCACAATTGGTGGTGGCTTATGCTCAATTCGAACCAGCTAAAGCTCAAGCTCTGTCGAAACAATTACCACCACTTGATCATCTTGCTGAGGCAATTGATGTTGATGCGTTGGAGACTAGTAATTGGGTAATTGGGACAAAGGTTGTTAAGGGAAAGATGGAGGCTTCTCCAGGAAAAATTGGAACTGGAAATACtggagagaaggagagaaaaaagagaaagaggAAACGCATGGCAAAATTACCGAAGAATTATGATCCTAACAGTGCACCAGATCCTGAAAGGTGGTTGCCAAGACATGAGAGAAGTGGATACAGGAAGAAGAGGGACAGGAGAAATAGGGATGCTACGATGAAAGGAACACAGGGGGCTGCTGCTGGTGGTAGTGACCTTTATGATATCACGAAGATGCCAGCAAATGCTAAACCCTCGCCAAATCCCCGACAAAGTCCGGCAGTAGAAAGCTCTGGGCCACGACAGCAGCAAAGGAAGGtccaacagaaaaaaaagagaaaaggaGGGAAATGGTAA